The genomic window AGTGTTACATTAACATTGGGTGAAACAGCAAAAGCATTTGTTGAGAATACAGAAGCTTCTAGAGGAGCTGGTAACTATGAGCTTACATTTGGTACTTACGATAACGGTAGTGCTGCTGATGCAGTAAAATTAGACATTGATGGTACAGCTCAAATTTTTGAAACAAAATATACAGCTAAAGTTCTTTGGACATTGGCAGAAGTAGAATAAGCTAAAATATTTAAAATGATATAGCTAAATTTTGTTTATAGATTTACCGGTTCGGTCGAACCGGTAAATCTTCTTGTTGAAAATATGAAAGGTAGTAAGGTAACCGAGCGATGAAGAAAAATAAAAACTATTTATGGCCATTATTCCTTCTGTACATAGTTACAAGTTGTATTTGGGGTGTCTCTACATATGCAGAAGAAACAGCAACGACAGAAGGCGGAGCGGAAGATCCATTAGGTGGGTTTAATTATCAAGTTATTCTTCCGGAGAATCAACACAAAAAGGATGTTGGGTATTTCAATTTGATGATGGTTCCGGGACAGGAACAGATTGTGGAAGTTCAACTGATCAACGATTCTGCGCATGAAATGACGATCAATATTTCATTAAATGGAACCAAAACGAATGGAAATGGTGTAATCGAATACGGGCCAACCGACATAGAAGATGATAAATCATTGAAATATAAGTTTACAGATATAGTGACTGGAGAAAAGCAGGTAATTATTCCGGCACAATCACTTGTTTCTTATTATTTAACGATCAAAATGCCGGAGGCTTCTTATGATGGCAAGATTGTCGGTGGGATTCAATTGCAGCAGGAAGTGGATCATTCGAACAGTCAAGGTGGGATTATCAATGAATATGCCTACATGATTGGTATGGTACTTCAAGAAAACGAGACAGTACTAGAATCCAATTTAGAGATGAATAGAGCTTATGCCGGATTATCGAACTATCGAAATGCTGTTTTTATCAATTTCTCAAATACAGTAGCTGATTTTCTCAGAGATATGACAGTGGATGTTCAAATCATGCCTGCTGATTCAGAAGAAGTACTTTATGATACAAAAAAAGCCGGCATGGAGATGGCTCCCAACACATTAATCAACTTTCCTGTGACCATGAATGGTGATCCGATGGAGCCTGGAGATTATAAGGCGCATATTTTAGTAACCGCAGGTGAAAAGCGTTGGGAATGGACAGAGAATTTTACGATTACTGATGAAGAAGCAGATAAGTTTAACGGTCAAGATGTGTCGTTGCTTCAAGAAAGAACGATTGATTGGAAAATGATTGCAGCGATCGTTGGTGGAGCATTAGCAGTTATTCTGATAATTTTTGTTATTGTGCGTATCATTCTTAAAAATAAAGGGAAGAAAAAAGGAAAACGTAAGCCTTCAAAAAAGGGGAATAGAAAATAGTTTGAAAATGAGGGAAGATCTATGGATTTGAATATGAGTATGCTGGATTTGACCTTCATAGGTCTGCTGTCATTGGGAATTCTTCTACTCTTGTTGGGGGTTCTGTTCCTTTTTCTTAACGCAGCTGCTAGACGAAGTTTAAAAAAGATCAAGGCTAGAAGACCAAAAAATAAGAAAAAGAGGAAGCAATGGCAACGAATCTGCAAGAAGACAGAGCAGACGAAAAAGAAACGATTACGTACGGGTATTTTACTGTTGATTTTATCTGTACTGCTTGGCGGCAGTGCATCTTACGCACGCTATTATCAATTGACAAGCTTGAGTTCGTCTAATGCAGCAGCATTAGCGAAAAGCTATTATCTTATTGGAGAAATTGAAGGTCAGCTAAATTCTTATGGCAATGGTGCTTCGATTGAAAAGACAACGAAAAATATTCGTGATCTATCTCAACAGCTTGCGGGAGCGGGGACAGAAACAGCTTATGTGGGGATGGCTGTTGACGGACAGAAGCTGGTCAATCGACATTTTAATTTAGTAAAGAACTTAGGGATTAACTTAAATGAACAAGCAAGAACGGTTTTGGAGAATCAAGAAGAAATGACCAACTACTTGTCAGATATCGAAAAAGTAAAAGAAAGTCAGCAGAAAGTATTCGAGAAATATCAAGTAAATGAAAGTGCTTTACAGCAGAAGAAATGATTCAGCGGTAAGAAGTGATAAGCATGAAGAAAGAGAATAAAAAAAATAGAATGAAAAAAAAATCAGCAAAAACGCAAGGGAGAGTTACTCCCTTACGTTCAGCTGAACGAGAGAAAGAGAAACAATCTGCCAAAAAGAAAAAGCGGATGAATGTGACAGGAAAGAAGCAACAACTGAAAAAAACGGCGGAAAAACCGTTGCAAAAAAATAGTCGATCTCAATCGATACAATCTCAGCGGAAAAAGAAAGTATCTGCCGGCAACCGAAAAAAAAAGAAGTTGAAATTATTTATGGTGGAAATTGGTTTGACATTGAGTGTCTTTTTAGGGTTGTTTTTTCTGGTGTATTTTTTTACATTCAGAGTGGTTCAGACACAGGGCTATTCGATGACGCCAACTTTGAATGATCGAGATCAATTGTTTGTAAGCAAAATCGGTACGATTGAGCATTTTGATTTGATTTGTATCAAAGAGACTGGAACAAATGACCTGCTCATCAGACGTGTAATCGGTCTGCCGGGAGATCGTTTGGAGTATAAAGCGGATCAGCTTTATATCAATGAAACGGAAAAGGTTGAACGCTATTTGACTACTGGCATAGCACAAAATGGAGAAGTCCAATTTACAGAGGATTTTACATTAACTGAACTGACCAAAAAAAGTCAGGTTCCAGAGAAAAGCTATTTTGTATTAGGAGATAATCGTCCTTATGCATCGGACAGTCGTCATTTTGGTTTTGTTTCAGAGAAGGACGTTGTCGGTGTAGTCAAGTTTCGGATTTTCCCTTTCCATACAATGACTGTTTTTTAGTCGTGCAAAAAGGTCATATGCCTAATGGATTTATATAGAGAAGGATAGGTTGCGTGATGAAAAGAAACAAACTAATTAAATTTCGTTTGAAAAAACGATTT from Enterococcus sp. 9E7_DIV0242 includes these protein-coding regions:
- a CDS encoding DUF916 and DUF3324 domain-containing protein, which translates into the protein MKKNKNYLWPLFLLYIVTSCIWGVSTYAEETATTEGGAEDPLGGFNYQVILPENQHKKDVGYFNLMMVPGQEQIVEVQLINDSAHEMTINISLNGTKTNGNGVIEYGPTDIEDDKSLKYKFTDIVTGEKQVIIPAQSLVSYYLTIKMPEASYDGKIVGGIQLQQEVDHSNSQGGIINEYAYMIGMVLQENETVLESNLEMNRAYAGLSNYRNAVFINFSNTVADFLRDMTVDVQIMPADSEEVLYDTKKAGMEMAPNTLINFPVTMNGDPMEPGDYKAHILVTAGEKRWEWTENFTITDEEADKFNGQDVSLLQERTIDWKMIAAIVGGALAVILIIFVIVRIILKNKGKKKGKRKPSKKGNRK
- the lepB gene encoding signal peptidase I, with the translated sequence MKKENKKNRMKKKSAKTQGRVTPLRSAEREKEKQSAKKKKRMNVTGKKQQLKKTAEKPLQKNSRSQSIQSQRKKKVSAGNRKKKKLKLFMVEIGLTLSVFLGLFFLVYFFTFRVVQTQGYSMTPTLNDRDQLFVSKIGTIEHFDLICIKETGTNDLLIRRVIGLPGDRLEYKADQLYINETEKVERYLTTGIAQNGEVQFTEDFTLTELTKKSQVPEKSYFVLGDNRPYASDSRHFGFVSEKDVVGVVKFRIFPFHTMTVF